A region from the Cryptosporangium arvum DSM 44712 genome encodes:
- a CDS encoding RNA polymerase sigma factor, which translates to MSTEPEYADRSAALLALYDRVLPEVYGYLRARCVSTAVAEDLTGETFLAAVTAVRQGTSPTAAWLITVARNKLVDHWRREAREQRTLHVVERPDDPWDARLDVLRAREVLRRLGPANRAALTLRYVDDLPVPEVARLLGRTRHATEALIVRARAAFRVAYEEGEQP; encoded by the coding sequence GTGAGCACTGAACCGGAGTACGCCGATCGCAGCGCCGCGCTGCTGGCGCTGTACGACCGCGTGCTCCCGGAGGTGTACGGATACCTGCGGGCCCGGTGCGTTAGTACCGCCGTGGCCGAGGACCTCACCGGAGAGACGTTTCTCGCGGCGGTCACCGCGGTGCGCCAGGGCACCAGCCCCACCGCGGCCTGGCTGATCACGGTGGCCCGGAACAAGCTCGTCGACCACTGGCGCAGAGAAGCGCGGGAACAGCGCACGCTGCACGTGGTCGAACGGCCCGACGATCCCTGGGACGCGCGGCTCGACGTGCTGCGTGCCCGCGAGGTCCTGCGACGACTCGGGCCGGCCAACCGGGCCGCGCTCACCTTGCGCTACGTCGACGACCTGCCGGTTCCCGAGGTCGCGCGCCTGCTGGGACGGACCAGGCACGCCACCGAGGCGTTGATCGTCCGCGCGAGAGCCGCGTTCCGCGTCGCCTACGAGGAGGGGGAGCAGCCATGA
- a CDS encoding TetR family transcriptional regulator: MAGLRERKRQRTHDTISATAIGLFLERGFDAVSVADVADAADVSKPTLFRYFPTKEDLVLHRIGDHMGEAARVVRGSADPIGALHRHFVDGLTRRDPVTGLNDVPEVLAYHRLVFETPALAARRAAFTDEDERALAAALVAAPGNAGELAAELRAAQVLAVQRVLARDNWRQLIDGRSADDLYPDAVAAADYAFGTLR, from the coding sequence ATGGCCGGGCTCCGGGAGCGCAAGCGTCAGCGCACGCACGACACGATCTCCGCGACCGCGATCGGCCTCTTCCTGGAGCGCGGGTTCGACGCGGTGTCGGTGGCCGACGTCGCGGACGCGGCCGACGTGTCGAAGCCGACGCTGTTCCGCTACTTCCCGACCAAGGAAGACCTGGTGCTGCACCGGATCGGTGACCACATGGGGGAGGCGGCGCGGGTGGTGCGGGGGAGCGCCGACCCGATCGGCGCACTGCACCGGCACTTCGTCGACGGGTTGACGCGGCGCGATCCGGTGACCGGGCTCAACGACGTACCGGAGGTGCTGGCGTACCACCGGCTGGTGTTCGAGACACCGGCGCTGGCGGCGCGGCGGGCCGCGTTCACCGACGAGGACGAACGCGCGCTGGCCGCGGCGCTCGTCGCGGCGCCCGGGAACGCGGGCGAGCTGGCCGCGGAACTCCGGGCCGCGCAGGTGCTCGCGGTGCAGCGGGTGCTCGCGCGCGACAACTGGCGGCAGCTCATCGACGGCCGCTCGGCCGACGACCTCTACCCGGACGCGGTCGCCGCGGCCGACTACGCGTTCGGCACCCTGCGCTGA
- a CDS encoding VOC family protein translates to MTDPLDALRDPGAPQSPDPEFADALRRRLREALDRPIARRQGRPVPIEDDRLDELLEFAVEQFEEDLMTLPITIKQFSPYLAVVDGRRAIDFYVAAFGAEVVDEPTIMPDGKIGHVTLQIGPLRLFLAEEFPEMGLQAPPSLGGVSVTLHLSLGSAGDVDTVAQRAVAAGATLDRPVADGPYGRAGVIVDPSGHRWFLLHEPEGRP, encoded by the coding sequence ATGACCGATCCGCTGGACGCCCTTCGCGACCCGGGCGCGCCGCAGTCTCCGGACCCGGAGTTCGCCGACGCGCTGCGACGCCGGTTGCGTGAGGCGCTGGACCGCCCGATCGCCCGCCGTCAAGGCCGGCCGGTTCCGATCGAGGACGACCGACTCGACGAGCTCCTGGAATTCGCCGTCGAACAGTTCGAGGAGGATCTGATGACGCTACCGATCACGATCAAGCAGTTCAGCCCGTACTTGGCGGTCGTCGACGGGCGGCGGGCGATCGACTTCTACGTCGCGGCGTTCGGCGCCGAGGTCGTGGACGAGCCGACGATCATGCCCGACGGGAAGATCGGCCACGTGACGCTGCAGATCGGCCCGCTCCGGCTGTTCCTCGCCGAGGAGTTCCCCGAGATGGGCCTGCAGGCGCCGCCGAGCCTGGGGGGCGTCAGCGTGACGTTGCACCTCTCGCTCGGGTCCGCCGGCGACGTCGACACGGTCGCGCAGCGCGCCGTCGCCGCCGGTGCCACGCTGGACCGCCCGGTCGCCGACGGCCCGTACGGCCGCGCCGGTGTGATCGTGGACCCGTCCGGCCACCGCTGGTTCCTTCTCCACGAGCCGGAGGGCCGACCCTGA
- a CDS encoding NAD-dependent protein deacetylase: MTLTVPDTDLITLVRDGDVVVLSGAGLSTESGIPDYRGPSGAFKRNHTPMTYQAFTRDVVARRRYWARSFLGWRMISRAEPNDGHRAVAALQRNGLVGSIITQNVDGLHQAGGADRVIELHGSLDHVICLDCGEHTPRLELDDRLRAANDGFGHDFDPDTVNPDGDVDLPEEHLDRFTVVDCTGCGGVLKPDVVFFGESVPKERVARCQQAVAEAGLLLVLGSSLTVYSGRRFVVQAKQAGVPVAIINSGPTRGDEHALVRIDAPLGSTLTALAAATT; encoded by the coding sequence GTGACGCTCACGGTCCCCGACACCGACCTGATCACGCTCGTCCGTGATGGCGACGTCGTCGTTCTCAGCGGCGCCGGTCTCTCCACCGAGTCCGGCATCCCCGACTACCGGGGCCCGTCCGGCGCCTTCAAGCGCAACCACACCCCGATGACCTACCAGGCGTTCACCCGCGACGTCGTCGCGCGGCGTCGCTACTGGGCGCGCAGCTTCCTCGGGTGGCGCATGATCTCGCGCGCCGAACCCAACGACGGCCACCGCGCGGTCGCGGCCCTGCAGCGCAACGGCCTGGTCGGGTCGATCATCACCCAGAACGTCGACGGGCTCCACCAGGCCGGTGGGGCCGATCGCGTCATCGAGCTGCACGGTTCGCTCGACCACGTGATCTGCCTCGACTGCGGGGAACACACGCCCCGGCTCGAGCTCGACGACCGTCTCCGCGCCGCGAACGACGGGTTCGGGCACGACTTCGACCCCGACACCGTCAACCCCGACGGCGACGTCGACCTGCCCGAGGAGCACCTCGACCGGTTCACGGTCGTCGACTGCACCGGCTGCGGCGGCGTCCTCAAGCCCGACGTGGTGTTCTTCGGCGAGAGCGTGCCCAAGGAACGGGTCGCGCGCTGCCAGCAGGCGGTCGCCGAGGCGGGCCTGCTGCTCGTGCTCGGCTCCTCGTTGACGGTGTACTCCGGCCGCCGGTTCGTCGTGCAGGCGAAACAAGCCGGTGTCCCGGTGGCGATCATCAACTCGGGCCCGACCCGGGGCGACGAGCACGCGCTGGTCCGCATCGACGCGCCACTCGGTTCGACGCTCACCGCGCTGGCAGCCGCCACCACGTAA
- a CDS encoding nitroreductase family deazaflavin-dependent oxidoreductase, whose amino-acid sequence MPLTGEYEPSPSEWSREQAEKFEASDGAEANTMRGVPIILLTSVGAKSGKLRKAPLMRVEHGGEYAVVASLGGAPKNPVWYYNVVKNPHVELRDGAVVKDYEAREVHGAEYDTWWERSVAVWPDYAEYQKKTDRKIPLFVLTPIGA is encoded by the coding sequence ATGCCACTTACCGGTGAATACGAGCCGAGCCCGTCCGAATGGTCGCGTGAGCAGGCCGAGAAGTTCGAAGCCAGCGACGGCGCCGAAGCGAACACGATGCGCGGGGTGCCGATCATTTTGCTGACGTCGGTCGGCGCGAAGAGCGGCAAGCTGCGCAAGGCGCCGCTGATGCGGGTCGAGCACGGGGGCGAGTACGCGGTCGTGGCGTCGCTCGGCGGAGCGCCGAAGAACCCCGTCTGGTACTACAACGTGGTCAAGAACCCCCACGTCGAGCTGCGTGACGGCGCCGTGGTCAAGGACTACGAGGCGCGTGAGGTGCACGGCGCCGAGTACGACACCTGGTGGGAGCGCTCGGTCGCGGTGTGGCCCGACTACGCGGAGTACCAGAAGAAGACCGACCGGAAGATCCCGCTGTTCGTGCTGACCCCGATCGGGGCCTGA